GAAGTCAGGGATATTGTCGATGGTGTTTTCTAAATTTTGAATAAGCTCAGCAGATGCCATTTAATTATTGTTTTTTTGATGAATTTATTTTATAGCTTGTGATTTTCCAACCATTGGCTGTTGACTTAAGTCCATAGGTTACATTAAGTGATGTTGTGTTGCCATCTTTGTCCGTTACGTCGTAGTTGGCATTAATTGTTGAAGTATTGTCTTTGGTAATGGGCGCCGAAACGGAGTTTACTTTAATATTTTTCACAGAGCCAAAGCCAGAATTTGGATTTGAGAATTTGTCATAACTTCCCCATGCTGGATTTTCTGCGTTCTCGTAAGCTGCTTTAAGATTTTGAGAATTAAGATTGCTCAAGAATTTTGAAACCGTAGATTTTGGGTCACTGCTTACTTTTGGAGTCGATGGTGTGGAGGCTGTTGTGGTCGTTCCCGATGAATTGTCGGGACTTGTTGCTGTTGCGTCTGGATTATTAGGGTCAACCAAACTTGGATCAATAGGCTCCGTAGGTTCCGTAGTAACGGGCGCTTTTACTACCGCTCTAGGATTAAAATCGATTCCTGATTTTATCATTTGATAGACTTTCTTTGTTGTTTTTACGCTAACTTTTACTTCAAGTTTGTTATCGATAATACTTGCAACTGGTAAAGACGAATATTTCACAGTAAATCCGCGGAAATTATTATCCTGCATCATGTTTTTTGCAGTTTGTAGCTTGTTGCCATTGCTGAAAACTTCCAGTGTTGTTTCAAGTCCTGCTCCGGTAAATTCAATTTTTTCGCCATTTTGGTTAACCAACTGGGGGATTACTACAAAGGCTTTTGGACCATGGATGCTATCCGACATTGCGGGTTTTACAATAATATTAAGCGCGCTTGCAGCAACATCATTTGGGTCAACTTCTGATACTTTGTCATCACCAAAGATATTCATCGTGCCTAATGATGGTGGCGCTGTACTGGACCAACTAATGTTATTCTTCTGTGCGATTTCATCGGCCATTTTCATAATTTCGGGAACCTTTTTGCCGTTTAGCAATTTTCCTAAAGCCTCAATCTCTGCAACATCGCCATCCACATCAACACCGAATGTTTTTAAAATATATAAAGCTTCATTGAATTTTATCTGCTGTAAGGTCGGCAACGAGGAAGTCATATCGTTTATACTTTCCTGAAATGCCTTTCTGTTGGCACCATCTACACTTGTTTTTTTACAAGACATTACAAGGAATAAACTTGCAAACAAAAGGTATCGAAAGAATTTCATATCTATGTTTTTTCTAGTTAGATTTCTAATATACAAAATTGTTGTTAAATATCTACAATGCAATGTTTTGCATATAACAGACATGTTACAGCGCAAAATTACATCATTTCTTTTTTCGCGAAGCAAATTAAAAAAACTATTTTTACAAAAATTAATAGTAGTATGTCGAATAAATTGACGGTTGAGATCCATAGTTTTTCCTATAAAAAAGGAGGAATCCCAAAAGATGATTCTGGAAATGGTGGAGGATTTGTGTTTGATTGTCGAGGAATTCTCAATCCTGGACGTATTGAAGAATACAAATCTCAAACAGGAAATGATGTTGCAGTTCAAGAATATTTAGAAGAAAACACAAAGATGCCTTCGTTCCTGCACGCTGTAAAATCTATTGTTTCTATTAATATTGATGATTATCTGGAGAGAGGTTTTGAAAATCTTCAAATCAATTTTGGGTGTACAGGTGGACAGCACCGCTCGGTATATTCTGCATTGAAAATTACTGAATTTATCAAAGAAAAATATCCGAAGGTTGATGTCAAAATTCAGCATGATGAGCAACCACAACTTAACAAGTCACAAGCTTAATGAAAGCCTTGATTTTTGCGGCAGGCAAGGGGACAAGACTTCAACCATTCACCAACTTTCATCCCAAAGCGCTAGCTGAAGTTAACGGAATTCCTTTATTGGAACGAAATATCAAGTATTTGCAATCACATGGTATCAATGATTTTGTTATCAATGTTCATCATTTTGGAGAGCAAATCATTAAGTTTTTGGAATTAAAAAATAATTTTGGTGCCAATATTGAAATTTCGGATGAGCGAGAAAAATTATTAGAAACTGGCGGTGGTTTGGTTTTTGCAAGAGACTTACTATCATCGGAAGAGAGTTTCCTCATTATGAATGCCGATATCTTAACAGATCTCAATATTTCTAATTTTTTAAAATTCCATTTGGACGGCAATAACTTTGTTACATTAGCCGTTTCGGACAGACAAAGCTCAAGAAAATTATTTTTTGATAAAGAAATGATTTTAAAAGGCTGGAAAAACCTTGGAACTAACGAAACTAAAATGGCTTGTGATAATGATAACTTCAGAGAATTAGCTTTTAGCGGTATCCATTGTGTGCATACATCTATCTTTGAAAAAATAACGAGAAACGGAAAATTTTCAATAATGGATGAATATCTTGATATGATGATGACCGAAAAAATTATAGGTTACGAACATAACGCGAATTTGATAGATGTCGGAAAACCCGAATCTATACAACAAGCAGAAAAATTATTTTTATGATTGACGATAGCAAAGACTTAGATAAAAGATTACACGAAAGTTTCAGACGAAAAACTTGGGACGAAACCATTACCAAAGACAGTTGGATGGTTTTCAAAGTGATGGCTGAGTTTGTAGATGGTTACGAAAAAATGGGACGTATAGGACCTTGCGTTTCGATATTTGGTTCTGCCAGATTAAAAAAAGACGATTATTATTACAACATGGCGATCGAGATTGCGACCAAAATTACCGAAATAGGTTTTGGCGTTATCACAGGTGGAGGCCCTGGTATAATGGAAGCTGGTAACAAAGGGGCTTTTGGACATGGTATTTCTATTGGGCTTAATATTGACTTGCCGTTTGAACAACATTTCAATCCGTATATTGATAAAGGTTATAACCTCGATTTTGACTATTTCTTTGTTAGAAAAGTCATGTTTGTAAAATATTCTCAAGGATTTATTGTCATGCCAGGTGGTTTTGGGACTTTGGATGAATTGTCTGAAGCTTTAACTTTAATTCAGACGAAGAAGATTGGACGTTTTCCTATTGTATTGATAGGCTCAGATTTTTGGAGCGGACTTTTGGACTGGTTCAAAAACACATTGGTAGAACGAAAGCTAATCAATGAAGAGGATTTACAATTATTCCGAGTTGTAGATACAGCAGATGATGCCGTGGCACACATTAAAGCATTCTATGACAAATATGCTGTGAACGTCAATTTCTAAAATTGGCTGATGGCATGTTATTTGACCAAATTTTAAAAATCAATAGTTATGAAAAAGTATTTCAACATTTTTGGCGTTTTATTCTTGTTTATTGCAATGAGTTTTACAGGATTGGAGATGTTTTCATCGATGACAAAAGTTGAATTTGTAGAAGGTAGCAAAACCTTAAAATTTACAACTAAGCTAAGTACATCCCACATTTCTAAAGCGCTTAATATTGACCCAAACACAACAGGATTCGATGCAGAGGTTAAAAAATATGTTAATGCTAATGTTGCTATTGCTGTTAATGGGAGTAGTAAAGTATTAACTTTTACAGGAAGTCAGGTGAATGGCGAATCTGTTTTCGTTTATTATGAAGCTTCTGGTGTTAGCGATGTTTCTAGTTTGAAAATTAAAAACTCAATATTAACAAGTGTTTATCCAAAACAAGTTAATATCGTCAACATTTCTTATAAAGGAAACCTGAAAACTGTTAACTTCCAAAAAGGAAAAGAAACTGCAGATGTCACATTTTAAAAGACATTGCTAGTAAAATAAAAACTCCCGAATTTTCGGGAGTTTTTTAATTTTAATGACATAATGTATGGTCGTTGGGATCACTACCGTGTTGATGGTGTTTAATTTGTAATGCTTCTTTTTTCGGGGAAAGATAAGGTATTCCGATTTCTAAACCGCGTAGAATGAAAAGTCCGCCCAAAATAATCATTACAACTGGCACGAATTTCACCAATTTTAAACGCATGTTTTGGCTTAAAAAATTCCCCAAAACAACAACTGCAAACATAAAAGGAAAAGTACCCAATCCGAAAAATAACATATACAAAGCACCTTGCCAAATTCCGCCAGTTGCTAGAGATGCCGTTAAAGCCATATACACCATGCCGCAAGGCAAAAGACCATTAAGAAGGCCTGTGGTAAATCGCGATGACAAATCAGCTTTGGTTAGTAGTTTTGAAAGTTTTAATTTTACTTTTAATAAGGCTTTGTTGACAAAAGGAATTTTTGTAGCAAAATCTTTTCCGCCAAAAGAAAATAGAGCCATTACAATCAGCAAAATACCAACGCCAATACTAAGAGAAGTTTGTAAGCCTGCAAAATGAAAACTTTCACCAACAATTCCTAAAACAGCACCTAATAAAGAATAAGTGATAATTCTTCCAAAATTATAAGTGAAATTTTGGAGATAGAAGTTGACTTTTTGCTGCCGCGATAATCCCATGGAAAGTGCGATAGGTCCACACATGCCAATGCAATGAAAACCTGAAGCAAATCCCAGTAACAAGGCGGATAAAAGCAATGCTATTTCCATAATACATCATAATCAATCTGGTAGGATTGGTTATTTTCTTTCCATTTTGTTTTTAAAGTGTAAGAACCAGGTACCAAAACTTTTGCTGGTATCAACATGGAGTTGGTGCCATCAAGACGTTCTAGTTTATGGATATCTAGATTCGAATCATCCGTGCGGAAGAGTACAATGTCGATTTGTTTATTATCGATTTTTCTTTCCGAAGGGAAATGAAGTTTTATACCGTTTTTATCTTGGGAGTAAATGGGTTTTATCTCCAGGTGTTGTGCATTTTTTTTGGCATCAATAACATCTTGATAGACGAGTTCTTCCTCGTAATAATTGTCAGAAATCATTTCTGCATTTTGCTTTCCTATAGGAAATACTAAAATTAGATACAAAATAAATACAATAAAACTACCTAGCGCGATAACGACTCCATGTCCCCACGATAATTTTTTCAACATTTTTTTTATTTTTAAAATTGGAATTTGAATGGACCTTCGAAGTAAGTCTGGAAAGAGTCTAACAATTTTCCATTCATATCATAAACCCCGATGCTTAGGTTTTGTTTTGATAATTTAATTTGAGATTCTGGGAAACTTACATTGATGGTTCCTTTAATCATTGCATCTCTTTTCATGATAATTTTGTTACCTCCACTTACGCTGATTGTTCCATTTTGTGGTTCAATAACTTTGATCGTAACGGTTCTTGTTTCATTCGATTTGTTAAGGAAAGTATAGTTGTAAGTGTTTGTTATTTTGCCATCACGAAGGAAGAAAGTTGATCCAGGAGGTTTTAAAAATTTGGCCTCCATTGTTCCTCTATTGTTAAGCAAGAATCCTAAGAAAACCATCAATAAAACTAAAAGAACAGAAGAAATCTTCATTCTATTGTTAAACTTGAATTTTTCTTTTTTCTCAATCTGGTTGATGGATGCATAGCGAATAAGCCCTTTTGGCAGGCCTACTTTCTCCATAACTTCGTCACACGCATCAATACAAGCTGTACAGTTGATGCATTCTAGTTGTTGACCATCACGAATATCAATACCTGTTGGGCATACCACAACGCATTGGTGACAATCTATACAATCGCCTTTTCCTACGGCTTTTCTATCTTCTCCTTTTCTCCATTTTGAGCGGTTTTCTCCTCTTTGATAATCATAGAATACATTGATAGTTTCCTTGTCAATCAAGACACCTTGCAATCTTCCATAAGGACAAACTAAGGTACAGACTTGCTCTCTAAACCACGCAAATACAAAATAAAATGCTGCGGAGAACATAATCATCACCAAGAAATTAGTTGGTCGTGCAAATGGACCTTCCTTCATGATTTTGAAAACTTCCTCGTAGCCGACGATATACATGAACATGAAGTGCGTTATGATAACAGAAATCAGAATAAAAATCGACCATTTGAGTCCGCGTTTCCATATTTTTTCACTATTCCAAGCTTGCTGGTCTAGTCGGATTTGTTTGTTTCTATCACCTTCTATGGCATATTCAATTTTTCTAAAAATCATTTCCATAAAAATAGTTTGCGGACATATCCATCCACAAAATATTCTACCAAAAACAACTGTAAATAAAATAATGAATACTAAAGAAGCAATTGCACCTAAAGCTAAAATAAAGAAATCTTGAGGGTAAAATGGTTGTCCAACAATAAAGAATTGACGATCCAAGATATTAATCATCAAGAATGGATTGCCATTAATTTTTATAAATGGAACCGCAAATAGAATAATTAATAGAATAACACTGACTACATTTCTGTAATTGGTGTATTTTCCTTTTGGTTTTCTAGGAAATACCCATTTACGTTTTCCAGTATTATCCATCGTTCCGACAGAATCTCTAAAGGTTTCTGCCTCAACGATTTGGCCTTGCCCACCGATAACAGGTTTGTTAGAGTCGCTCATATCATAACTTTTATAAATAAAAAAAGAGATTGCCCGAAAAAAGAATTAATTCTTTTTCCAATACCAGTCCAATTTACGAAAGAACTGATATATTTTGACAATCTCTTTTATATGGTTTTCTTAAAATCTATTTCTCCCAGTTCGCTTCTGTACCTTGTGGTGCAGCGCCGCCCTGTGCTTGTGTAATAGGAGCTTGCTCTTGGTTGATATGATATACATAAGCCGAAACTTTTTCGATATCATTACCAGTTAGCACGCCATTTTGTCCCCAAGCTTGCATTGTTGGATTGTGTGGACTACCATTGTACACAACGTGGAAAATACTTTTGTATAAGGTTTTTTCCGGTTGATTAATCCAGAAATTGTCTGTCAAGTTTGGACCAATACCTCCTTTTCCTGCATCCATGTGGCAAGCCACACAGTTTGTTTCAAAGATAGCTTTACCTTCTTCAACATGATCTTCCGTGAAAACAGCGGTTTCCAATGTTGCCTGCGGTACTGTTTCTAGATACTTTTCGACAGCAGCAATCTGTGCTTTGTGTTCTTGGTTGTACTCGACATCTGGGTCAGCAAAATCTGTAAAGCTAAAAGAAACAATATACAATACACAATATGCAATACCGAAATAGAATAGACCTAACCACCACTTTGGTAATTGATTGTCAAGCTCCATAATTCCATCGAAACCATGGTCGATAAGGATATCCTCTTCCTCTTTTGCGGTTTGTTTTTTAGAAGCAGACGCCCACAAATGTTTGAAATAAGGGACTTTTGTTTCTGCTAGATATTGGTTTTTCTCTTCTTCAGTTAATTTTTTGAATTTTTCATTCTCAATTAAATCACCAATCGCAGACTGAATAAATACTACGATGATACTTACTATGGTTGCTGCCCAGAAATATTTCGTTTTGAAAAATTCTGAAGTCTGTGCAAACATGTAAAATACGACAAGCAATAATCCTAATACAACAAGGATATTAATATATACGGGTGTTCTTCTTTTCATGATCTTAAAATTGTTTTAATGCGAAGTTTTATTATCATCTTTTTCTTCGTCTTTTTCCTCAATGTTGATATCGTCATCAAGTGGCGCATTTTCTTGTTCTTGATAAAACTTTTTTGGTTTGTTGAATACATAGTACGCAATACCAACAAAGGTGATAAGGAACAATATTAATGACAGGGTATTCAAAAATCCTGCATATTCTACATTGGAAACGATGTCTTTAAAACTTTGCGGAATCATTCGTAATTATTATTAGTTGCTCGCAGTTTTTACTTCAGTTGTCTTAATATCTGTTCCTAAGCGTTGTAAGTACGCAATAAGAGCTGTTATTTCTCTTTTTTCAAGCGGTACGAAACTTGCACCTTGCGTTTCTTTTTGCTTAGCAAATTCTTCCTTAACGTCTGCTGCTTCAGAATAAATATTTTTAACAATTGCATTGGCTTGATTATTCATCCAAGAATCTATGGAGTCAATCTGTGCTTTTGTATAAGGTACATCTAGTGAGTTTTTCATAAGCTCAAGTTTGGCTTTGCTCAAAGATGTATCTAGCGTATTTGTAATTAACCAAGGATAACGTGGCATGATAGATCCTGCCGATGTTGATCTTGGATTATACATGTGTTTGAAGTGCCAAGAGTCTGGTCTTACACCGCCTTCTCTATGTAGATCTGGCCCAGTTCTTTTAGAACCCCAAAGGAATGGGAAGTCATATACGAATTCGCCAGCTTTAGAATATTGACCATTTTTACCATTGAAACGTACAACTTCGTCACGGAAAGGTCTAATCATTTGAGAGTGACAAGCGTTACACCCTTCTCTAATATAGATGTCTCTACCTTCTAATTCTAATGGACTGTAAGGTTTAACCGCTGATATAGTAGGGACGTTATTTTTCACAAATATTGTTGGTAAAATCTCAATCATACCTCCGATAGCTACAGCAACGAAAGCTCCGATTGTTAAATATAAAGGTGTTCTTTCCAACCAAAGGTGGAAGGTTTCGCCTTGTTTTCTACCTTTTACAGTTTTAGCCAATGCAGGTGCTTCAGCAGGTACATTTTTAAGGAATGAACCTTGTCTAGCTGTTGCAATTAGGTTAACTACCATCAAAATTGATCCAATGATGTATAATAAACCACCAACAAATCTCATCTTGTAATATGGTAAAATAGCCGTTACAGTATCTAACCAGTTTTTATAAACTAAAGTTCCATCTGGGTTGAATTGTTTCCACATCAAACCTTGCGTAAATCCTGAAATATATAAAGGAACGGCATAGAAAATAATACCGAAAGTCCCTAGCCAGAAATGCCAGTTAGCCATTTTGGTTGAGTACAATTTAGTTCTCCACATTACAGGTACCAAATAATAGATAACCCCAAATGCCATAAATCCATTCCATCCTAAAGCACCTAAGTGTACGTGACCAATTACCCAGTCTGTAAAGTGCCCAACTTTATTTAAAGTTTTTGTTGCTAAAATTGGACCTTCGAAAGTTGCCATACCGTAACATGTTACCGCCACTACGAAGAATTTAAGAATTGGATTCTCTCTTACTTTATCCCAAGCTCCTCTTAATGTCAATAGACCATTAAGCATACCACCCCAGGATGGTGCGATTAGCATAATTGAGAAACCTGTTCCTACGGCCTGTGCCCATGCTGGTAAAGATGTATATTGTAAATGGTGAGGGCCTGCCCAGATATATACAAAAATTAATGACCAAAAGTGGATAATTGAAAGTTTGTACGAGAATACTGGTCTTTCTGCTGCTTTAGGTAAGAAGTAATACATCAAACCTAATACAGGCGTTGTTAATACGAAAGCCACAGCATTGTGACCATACCACCATTGTACTAATGCATCTTTAACACCAGAATAGATAGAATAAGACTTCCACATTGTTAAAGGAACCTCAAGGTTGTTAAAGATGTGCAACATTGCAATGGCAACCCATGTGCCCAAGTAGAACCAAATAGCAACATACAAGTGTCTAACTCTTCTCTTGGCGATTGTCCCGAACATGTTAATACCGAAAATCACCCAGATTACCGTAATTAAAATGTCAATAGGCCATTCGTGCTCGGCATATTCTTTAGAAGTGTTAATACCCATAAGGAATGTGATGACTACAGAGACGATCATAATCTGCCATCCCCAGAAGTGGATCCATGACAACGTGTCGCTCCACATTCTTGTTTTTAGAAGTCGTTGCATCGAGTAATATGCCCCAGCAAAGAAGCTGTTACATACGAACGCGAAAATCACAGCACTAGTGTGCAACATTCTGATTCTTCCGAACCCAAATGCCCCATGTGAGTTGATTAATCCCTGCATATCCCCACTCTTGAGACTGGCAATTGTCGGGTCGTCCGTTCCTAAGAAATATTCAGGAAGTTCCGGATAAAAAAGCATTAGTGCCGCAGTAAGCCCAAGTAAGAATCCAACCAAGCCAAAAACTACAGTTGCAATCAAAAAAGCTTTTACGATACTATTGTCATAACTAAACTTTTGTGTTTCCATATCTACAAATCACTATTATCTTTTCTTTCTTTTTTTTCAGATTCCAATGTCTCATCTTTTATTTCGTCATCCATCAGGATCCGAACTGCAGGGCTTTCATCGTCTTCAAAATGTCCTTTTCTAGCCCCAATAATGAAGATTATTAAGAAAACTACAGCCAGAGAAACGCTGCATATAATCATTAAATATAGAATCTCCATATGTGAGACAAATTTAAACTAAATAAAGTTCCCAAATTTAGTTAAAATTAATGACTTTGGTCAGAATGATTTTATTTTAATTAATTTATAATTTATCTAAATAGTTTTTATTTACGTAATAGCTTGAAATACTTTGTACTACGGTACCATGTTGACAAGGTGGTGAAAGCCACAACGCTTATAGAACTGATAGGCATAATAATGGCCGCAAACAAAGGCGAAACTTTCCCCATAACCGCAAAGCTAACCCCAATAACATTATAGAATAAACTGATTGCAAATGTTAATTTTACAATACTTATAGCGTCTTTTGAGAATTTTAAGTATTTATCAAATTCTGGGATTTTTCCACCGTCCATAATCACATCAGATGATGGTGTGAACGCGTTGGTGTCGTCAGCGATTGCGATGCCTACATTGCTTTGTTTCAAGGCGCCGGCATCGTTCAATCCATCACCGAGCATGGCGACTTTATGATGTTGGTTTTGAAGTTGTTGGATGAATTCTAGTTTGTCTTCTGGACTTTGGTTAAAACGCATTTCTTTAACATTCGGGATCATCGTTTTCAGTTGTTGTTCTTCCGAAGAATTGTCGCCGCTTAAAATGCTGATTTCGTAGGATTTTAAACTATAAAAAAGTTGTTTTAAATCTTTTCGATACTCGTTTTTAAAAGTGTATTTTCCTAAATAATCATTACCAGCTTGGATGAAAACTGCGGTTTCCAAATTTCCAGATTGTTGTCCTGTAAAACTGGCTGATCCTATTTTGTAAATCTTACCACGCACATTTGCCGAATAGCCTTTTCCTGAGATCTCCACAAAGTTTTCGACAGGGAAATAATCGTCCTCAATTTCAATGAATTCATATAAAGATTTGGACAATGGGTGGTTTGAGTTTTTAAGTAAACTTTTAATATTTCTTAAATCAAATTCAGAAATCGTATCGCCATGATAGTTGATATTTGATTTTTTACTTTCGGTAATAGTTCCTGTTTTATCAAATACCAAGCTGTCAATTTTAGCTAGTTTTTCGATGGTTAAAGTGTCTTTGACGTAGAATTTGTTTCTTCCCAAAATTCGCATCACATGTCCAAAGGTAAATGGTGCCGAAAGAGCCAAGGCACAAGGGCAAGCGATAATTAATATGGCCGCAACCACTTGGAACATTTTTTCGAAATTCTCTTGCGACCAATAGATGGCAGAGATGGCAGTAATACTTAGTATAACAATAGTAAAGTACTTACTAATTTTGTTGGTTATGGTATCGAGCCCTGTTTCTGTTTTTTTGAACGCTTCTTTGTTCCAAAGTTGAGTAAGGTAACTTTGGTCCACGTTTTTAATAACTTCCAGCTCCAATATTGGTCCGCTTTGTTTCCCTCCAGCAAAAATCTTGTCGCCCGCTTTTTTGGAAACTAAAGCAGCCTCTCCTGTTATGAAGCTGTTGTCAATATTGGCTTCCCCTTTTATTAGGATAGAATCGACAGGGATAATTTCCTGATTTCTTACCATAATTCTGTCGCCAACTTTTAGGTCGGACAAGAGAATGTTTTCTTGTTTTCCGTTGAAGTCTATTTTGGTAACCGCAATTGGGTAAAAAGATTTATAATCTCGGTCGTATGATAAAGTATTGTAAGTTCTTTTCTGGAAGGTTTTTCCTAAAAGCATGAAGAAAAGTAGTCCGCAAAGCGTATCGAAATACCCTGGACCATAGTCTGTTGCGATTTCGTAAATGGATCGTCCGTACAGCATGATGATTCCAATAACAATAGGAACGTCGATGTTGATGATTTTGTTTTTTAAGCCATACCAAGCAGATTTGTAATAATCTTGCGCGGAATAAAATACCACAGGTGTCGCTAAGATTAATAACATAATTCTGAAAAGATGCTTGTAACTTTCCATCCAGACATCGTTGCCGCCGATGTATTCTGGGAAGCTTAAAAACATGCTGTTTCCAAAAGCAAATCCTGCAATCGCTAATTTTACGAGTAAACTTTTGTCAAGAGTTTCTTTTTTTTTATCCGCTGTTTCTAAATTAATAACAGGTTTGTAGCCGAAGCTTGTTAAAAATCGAGCGAGTTCACTCAGTTTTAATTCTTCACTTTTGTACGCGATTTGTACGGTTTTTCGAGTGAAATTAACTTGCGAGTATTTTATTTTCGGATTAATTGTGTTAAGACTTTCTAAAAGCCAAATACAAGACGAACAATGTATAACTGGAATTT
This genomic stretch from Chryseobacterium sp. POL2 harbors:
- a CDS encoding RNase adapter RapZ — encoded protein: MSNKLTVEIHSFSYKKGGIPKDDSGNGGGFVFDCRGILNPGRIEEYKSQTGNDVAVQEYLEENTKMPSFLHAVKSIVSINIDDYLERGFENLQINFGCTGGQHRSVYSALKITEFIKEKYPKVDVKIQHDEQPQLNKSQA
- a CDS encoding NDP-sugar synthase, which gives rise to MKALIFAAGKGTRLQPFTNFHPKALAEVNGIPLLERNIKYLQSHGINDFVINVHHFGEQIIKFLELKNNFGANIEISDEREKLLETGGGLVFARDLLSSEESFLIMNADILTDLNISNFLKFHLDGNNFVTLAVSDRQSSRKLFFDKEMILKGWKNLGTNETKMACDNDNFRELAFSGIHCVHTSIFEKITRNGKFSIMDEYLDMMMTEKIIGYEHNANLIDVGKPESIQQAEKLFL
- a CDS encoding TIGR00730 family Rossman fold protein → MIDDSKDLDKRLHESFRRKTWDETITKDSWMVFKVMAEFVDGYEKMGRIGPCVSIFGSARLKKDDYYYNMAIEIATKITEIGFGVITGGGPGIMEAGNKGAFGHGISIGLNIDLPFEQHFNPYIDKGYNLDFDYFFVRKVMFVKYSQGFIVMPGGFGTLDELSEALTLIQTKKIGRFPIVLIGSDFWSGLLDWFKNTLVERKLINEEDLQLFRVVDTADDAVAHIKAFYDKYAVNVNF
- a CDS encoding DUF6702 family protein translates to MKKYFNIFGVLFLFIAMSFTGLEMFSSMTKVEFVEGSKTLKFTTKLSTSHISKALNIDPNTTGFDAEVKKYVNANVAIAVNGSSKVLTFTGSQVNGESVFVYYEASGVSDVSSLKIKNSILTSVYPKQVNIVNISYKGNLKTVNFQKGKETADVTF
- a CDS encoding sulfite exporter TauE/SafE family protein is translated as MEIALLLSALLLGFASGFHCIGMCGPIALSMGLSRQQKVNFYLQNFTYNFGRIITYSLLGAVLGIVGESFHFAGLQTSLSIGVGILLIVMALFSFGGKDFATKIPFVNKALLKVKLKLSKLLTKADLSSRFTTGLLNGLLPCGMVYMALTASLATGGIWQGALYMLFFGLGTFPFMFAVVVLGNFLSQNMRLKLVKFVPVVMIILGGLFILRGLEIGIPYLSPKKEALQIKHHQHGSDPNDHTLCH
- a CDS encoding FixH family protein; its protein translation is MLKKLSWGHGVVIALGSFIVFILYLILVFPIGKQNAEMISDNYYEEELVYQDVIDAKKNAQHLEIKPIYSQDKNGIKLHFPSERKIDNKQIDIVLFRTDDSNLDIHKLERLDGTNSMLIPAKVLVPGSYTLKTKWKENNQSYQIDYDVLWK
- the ccoG gene encoding cytochrome c oxidase accessory protein CcoG — encoded protein: MSDSNKPVIGGQGQIVEAETFRDSVGTMDNTGKRKWVFPRKPKGKYTNYRNVVSVILLIILFAVPFIKINGNPFLMINILDRQFFIVGQPFYPQDFFILALGAIASLVFIILFTVVFGRIFCGWICPQTIFMEMIFRKIEYAIEGDRNKQIRLDQQAWNSEKIWKRGLKWSIFILISVIITHFMFMYIVGYEEVFKIMKEGPFARPTNFLVMIMFSAAFYFVFAWFREQVCTLVCPYGRLQGVLIDKETINVFYDYQRGENRSKWRKGEDRKAVGKGDCIDCHQCVVVCPTGIDIRDGQQLECINCTACIDACDEVMEKVGLPKGLIRYASINQIEKKEKFKFNNRMKISSVLLVLLMVFLGFLLNNRGTMEAKFLKPPGSTFFLRDGKITNTYNYTFLNKSNETRTVTIKVIEPQNGTISVSGGNKIIMKRDAMIKGTINVSFPESQIKLSKQNLSIGVYDMNGKLLDSFQTYFEGPFKFQF
- a CDS encoding cbb3-type cytochrome c oxidase N-terminal domain-containing protein; the encoded protein is MKRRTPVYINILVVLGLLLVVFYMFAQTSEFFKTKYFWAATIVSIIVVFIQSAIGDLIENEKFKKLTEEEKNQYLAETKVPYFKHLWASASKKQTAKEEEDILIDHGFDGIMELDNQLPKWWLGLFYFGIAYCVLYIVSFSFTDFADPDVEYNQEHKAQIAAVEKYLETVPQATLETAVFTEDHVEEGKAIFETNCVACHMDAGKGGIGPNLTDNFWINQPEKTLYKSIFHVVYNGSPHNPTMQAWGQNGVLTGNDIEKVSAYVYHINQEQAPITQAQGGAAPQGTEANWEK
- a CDS encoding cbb3-type cytochrome oxidase subunit 3, which gives rise to MIPQSFKDIVSNVEYAGFLNTLSLILFLITFVGIAYYVFNKPKKFYQEQENAPLDDDINIEEKDEEKDDNKTSH
- the ccoN gene encoding cytochrome-c oxidase, cbb3-type subunit I, yielding METQKFSYDNSIVKAFLIATVVFGLVGFLLGLTAALMLFYPELPEYFLGTDDPTIASLKSGDMQGLINSHGAFGFGRIRMLHTSAVIFAFVCNSFFAGAYYSMQRLLKTRMWSDTLSWIHFWGWQIMIVSVVITFLMGINTSKEYAEHEWPIDILITVIWVIFGINMFGTIAKRRVRHLYVAIWFYLGTWVAIAMLHIFNNLEVPLTMWKSYSIYSGVKDALVQWWYGHNAVAFVLTTPVLGLMYYFLPKAAERPVFSYKLSIIHFWSLIFVYIWAGPHHLQYTSLPAWAQAVGTGFSIMLIAPSWGGMLNGLLTLRGAWDKVRENPILKFFVVAVTCYGMATFEGPILATKTLNKVGHFTDWVIGHVHLGALGWNGFMAFGVIYYLVPVMWRTKLYSTKMANWHFWLGTFGIIFYAVPLYISGFTQGLMWKQFNPDGTLVYKNWLDTVTAILPYYKMRFVGGLLYIIGSILMVVNLIATARQGSFLKNVPAEAPALAKTVKGRKQGETFHLWLERTPLYLTIGAFVAVAIGGMIEILPTIFVKNNVPTISAVKPYSPLELEGRDIYIREGCNACHSQMIRPFRDEVVRFNGKNGQYSKAGEFVYDFPFLWGSKRTGPDLHREGGVRPDSWHFKHMYNPRSTSAGSIMPRYPWLITNTLDTSLSKAKLELMKNSLDVPYTKAQIDSIDSWMNNQANAIVKNIYSEAADVKEEFAKQKETQGASFVPLEKREITALIAYLQRLGTDIKTTEVKTASN
- the ccoS gene encoding cbb3-type cytochrome oxidase assembly protein CcoS, which produces MEILYLMIICSVSLAVVFLIIFIIGARKGHFEDDESPAVRILMDDEIKDETLESEKKERKDNSDL